A genomic stretch from Oryzias latipes chromosome 24, ASM223467v1 includes:
- the LOC101163452 gene encoding uncharacterized protein LOC101163452 — protein MPQLSPAAALQIALLLSAVPAQYYLCRWSGSTAARRYHATSRLLRIWKEWRSSYLNGSAWMDWTSEQMSRFRSLVGLEQEDQESAASPPMESMLIDNDQGFFGASKAVRSPRPPYVFLRVGEVVMERKGHMVGVVVSWDPELRAPPEWTDRMFSDSQGMTVEKTPHYKVLFGGPGPSSLMVAYLPQTQLERVTGMKPDIPTLENYFTHYDGTRFVMQPWLRALFPEDESED, from the exons ATGCCGCAGCTGAGTCCCGCCGCCGCGCTGCAGATCGCGCTGCTGCTCTCCGCCGTGCCCGCGCAGTACTACCTCTGCAGGTGGAGCGGCTCCACGGCGGCGAGGCGCTACCACGCGACCTCACG GTTGCTTCGCATATGGAAGGAATGGAGATCCTCCTACCTGAATGGAAGTGCATGGATGGACTGGACCAGTGAACAGATGTCCAGATTCAG GAGTCTGGTCGGCTTGGAGCAGGAAGATCAGGAGTCGGCAGCTTCACCGCCGATGGAGTCCATGCTTATTGACAACGATCAGGGATTCTTTGGAG CCTCGAAGGCTGTGCGCAGCCCCCGCCCTCCGTACGTGTTCCTGCGCGTCGGGGAGGTGGTGATGGAGAGGAAAGGCCACatggtgggggtggtggtgagCTGGGACCCTGAACTCCGAGCTCCACCTGAGTGGACCGACAGAATGTTTTCCGACTCGCAG GGCATGACAGTGGAAAAGACGCCTCATTATAAAGTTCTGTTCGGTGGACCCGGCCCTTCCTCACTCATGGTTGCATATTTACCCCAAACGCAGCTGGAGCGAGTCACCGGGATGAAG CCCGACATCCCCACCCTGGAGAATTACTTCACCCACTACGACGGGACGCGGTTCGTCATGCAGCCCTGGCTCCGGGCGCTCTTCCCCGAAGACGAGAGCGAGGACTGA
- the irak1bp1 gene encoding interleukin-1 receptor-associated kinase 1-binding protein 1, producing MSSSNRVVAVIPAAAGWEFSGNDQEKELEFRSGGKETPNNRVREVRVTGTAEVSCPADRASVRVNVSNSKESVNEVANSVSRRLEYILQALRQHGIRDEDTSVRRFLQRDADVYRMDAEILATFSDFEKMEQIRSILLEKLDRSVCVGTPQFFHSPESLSGTRRRACVSAVENAQQKAREVGQLLGQSLGPPLLVKEEEAKEWRNEEEEGGGSGGGEQGPPPLPRLPHIPTVTAHATVSASFSFRDKSRKKV from the exons ATGAGCAGCTCTAACCGGGTCGTTGCCGTGATACCGGCGGCTGCCGGCTGGGAATTCTCCGGCAATGATCAAGAGAAGGAGCTGGAATTCAGGTCTGGCGGCAAAGAAACTCCCAATAACCGCGTGAGGGAGGTGCGAGTCACCGGCACCGCTGAGGTTTCCTGCCCGGCGGACAGAGCGTCTGTGCGGGTCAATGTGAGCAACAGCAAGGAGTCCGTCAACGAGGTGGCCAACAGCGTCTCCCGGCGACTCGAATACATTTTACAGGCTCTCAG ACAGCACGGCATTCGGGATGAAGACACCTCAGTGAGGAGGTTCCTCCAGCGAGATGCTGACGTGTATCGCATGGACGCAGAG attttagcCACTTTCTCTGATTTTGAGAAGATGGAGCAAATACGCAGCATCCTCCTGGAGAAGCTGGACCGGAGCGTTTGTGTGGGAACGCCTCAGTTTTTCCACAGTCCCGAGAGCCTGAGCGGGACGAG GCGGCGTGCGTGCGTGTCGGCCGTTGAAAACGCTCAACAGAAGGCCAGAGAAGTGGGTCAGCTGTTAGGGCAGAGTCTGGGACCCCCCCTTCTGGTGAAAGAGGAGGAGGCCAAGGAGTGGAGgaacgaggaggaggaaggtggaggcagcggcggcggcgaaCAGGGTCCGCCGCCTCTTCCTCGTTTGCCCCACATCCCGACCGTGACGGCTCACGCCACGGTGTCCGCCTCCTTCAGCTTCAGGGACAAAAGCAGGAAGAAAGTGTGA